CGACGGCGGCAATCTGTTGCTTTGCCCGCAGTCGCGCCAACGTCCGATCGTAAAAGCCGGCGCCATAGCCGAGCCGGTTTCCGGCGCGGTCAAATGCGGCCAGCGGGACGAAGACGAGATCGGGGAAGACTTCCGGCGCTTCCGGCGGCTCCATGATGCCCCATTTGGCCTCGTTCAAAGCGGCGCCCGGCGCCCATGCACGAAACTCAAGCGGCTTGCCGAAGCCGCGCATCACCGGCAAAGCGATGGTGATCCCCAGCGCCGCGAGACCTTCGAGAAGCGGCAGGGTCGCGACTTCGTCGTTGATGGCCCAGAAGACGGACGCGATCTTGGCGCCGCGGTCAGCCGCGAACGCGCCGCCGGCCTCGCCCAGATGCACGGCGAAGGCCTTGGCCTCGGCCTCCGTCACCCG
This Methylovirgula sp. DNA region includes the following protein-coding sequences:
- a CDS encoding 5-formyltetrahydrofolate cyclo-ligase; this encodes MTDASSKAALRAEALARRSRVTEAEAKAFAVHLGEAGGAFAADRGAKIASVFWAINDEVATLPLLEGLAALGITIALPVMRGFGKPLEFRAWAPGAALNEAKWGIMEPPEAPEVFPDLVFVPLAAFDRAGNRLGYGAGFYDRTLARLRAKQQIAAVGVGYAMQEFPTIPTEATDEKLDYVLTDREWIVCGS